In the Acidobacteriota bacterium genome, CTTCGGGCACCAGACCCGCCGCTGGAATCCCAAGATGAAGCCCTACATCTTCGGTGACCGCAACGGCATCCACATCATCGACCTGCAGAAGACCCTGCAGCTCTTCAAGGAGGCGACCGACTTCGTCGCCGACAGCGCCCGCCAGGGGAAGCGGATCCTCTTCGTGGGCACGAAGCGGCAGGCGCAGGACGCGGTGAAGGAAGAGGCCGAGCGCTGCGGCATGTACTACATCAACAACCGCTGGCTGGGCGGCCTGCTCACCAACTGGGCCACCGTCAGCCGGTCGCTGGAGAAGTACAAGACCCTCGAGGAGAAGAAGGAGGCCAACTACGCCGGCGAGATCTCCAAGAAGGCCGTCGCCCGCCTGGAGCGGATCCGCAAGAAGCTCGAGAAGAACCTGGCCGGCATCCGCCACCTCGACCAGATCCCCGAGCTGGTGATCATCGTCGATCCGAGCAAGGAGCAGATCGCGGTGCTGGAGTCCAAGAAGAAGGGCGTGCCCATCGTCGCCCTGGTGGACACCAACTGCAACCCCGAGCTCATCGACTACGTGATCCCCGGCAACGACGACGCGCTGCGCTCGGTGCGGCTCATCGTCTCGAAGCTCTCCGACGCGGTCATCGAGGGCGTG is a window encoding:
- the rpsB gene encoding 30S ribosomal protein S2; amino-acid sequence: MVAVTMKALLEAGVHFGHQTRRWNPKMKPYIFGDRNGIHIIDLQKTLQLFKEATDFVADSARQGKRILFVGTKRQAQDAVKEEAERCGMYYINNRWLGGLLTNWATVSRSLEKYKTLEEKKEANYAGEISKKAVARLERIRKKLEKNLAGIRHLDQIPELVIIVDPSKEQIAVLESKKKGVPIVALVDTNCNPELIDYVIPGNDDALRSVRLIVSKLSDAVIEGVTMRKSELEQAAKEEATGEKPETPAGVLEEVVAAPAPAHRPVGDRRPAGDRRPDTRRPSDRTPR